One window of the Nicotiana tabacum cultivar K326 chromosome 4, ASM71507v2, whole genome shotgun sequence genome contains the following:
- the LOC142180380 gene encoding uncharacterized protein LOC142180380 codes for MEPTESVCAIFGQTIEVKNRKTINYEKLGMAFSVNQSCDGFSNTTAKKRRKGRRKKNRALSCDNNVSTEAKISNDDMQDVCVYMEHNNNGKKRRKARRKRNTALSCDKYVSTEAKTSNDKMQDVCIDGISNDVMLVLERNNKGIKRRKLKRKKQRENYCDIKGPEEEVKMASCSPYFKKVPDCEENGSSKSDEAINSDLCVKPIKTECVEVALEMHQKSNKRKKKRNAKHGIADARAGNGLGSTYETDANPDKREMDVNPVLNGPPNTKWEVTSKDINEKDIKQYGDLDEGCTTVASLPVTRGDNVVVTSIDDLFSQFAYKSGNFSSVKRRTEDDKNAIGSQVCSPFSHRMKTIQKASISGSMTGSESHLSLLGKEGSRPCISQNLMDETIIETKRVCVSNCDKVNDECVEQKVRVVSPYFVSSENMETKMKKGRSLKRVTKRNGKCNKKSEAKVRVISPYFVNSEVGEEIKAGKDRPNSPSKSCITGKKVSPYFLNAHREKENAVIIMAGGGTDSKNPKPCLLENGETEMKKGRTLKCVRKKDEKTDKKSRAKVRVVSPYFANSEVGEEIKVGKDRANSSSKKCVTGRKVSPYFHNAHCEKENAVISTVGGGTDSKKRKNYLSAAQKRDKAYLRRTEDNTWIPPRSHFSLLQEDHAHDPWRVLVICMLLNCTTGLQVRRVLSEFFTLCPNAVTATEVAPEDIEKLIRSLGIHKKRARMIQKLSQEYLGESWTHVTQLHGIGKYAADAYAIFCTGKWHQVHPDDHMLNKYWEFLHEL; via the exons ATGGAGCCTACCGAGAGTGTCTGTGCGATTTTTGGACAAACAATTGAAGTTAAAAATAGAAAGACGATAAATTATGAGAAATTGGGGATGGCATTCTCGGTAAATCAATCATGTGACGGATTTTCAAATACAACAGCAAAAAAAAGGAGGAAAGggagaagaaaaaagaatagGGCTCTGAGTTGTGATAATAATGTTTCTACAGAAGCAAAAATCAGTAATGATGATATGCAGGATGTATGTGTATATATGGAGCATAATAATAATGGGAAAAAGAGGAGGAAAGCGAGAAGAAAAAGGAACACGGCTCTGAGTTGTGATAAATATGTTTCTACTGAAGCAAAAACCAGTAATGATAAAATGCAGGATGTATGTATCGATGGTATCAGTAATGATGTTATGCTGGTTCTGGAGCGGAATAATAAAGGAATAAAGAGgagaaaattgaaaaggaagaAGCAGAGAGAGAATTATTGTGACATTAAGGGTCCTGAAGAGGAAGTTAAGATGGCAAGCTGTTCTCCATATTTCAAGAAAGTGCCTGACTGTGAGGAGAATGGAAGTAGTAAATCTGATGAAGCTATTAATTCTGATTTGTGTGTGAAGCCTATCAAGACTGAGTGCGTGGAGGTTGCTTTGGAAATGCATCAGAAGAGtaacaaaaggaagaaaaagagaaatgcTAAACATGGTATCGCTGATGCGAGAGCAGGAAACGGACTTGGTTCTACTTATGAAACAGATGCAAATCCAGATAAGAGGGAAATGGATGTGAACCCCGTCCTGAATGGTCCTCCTAATACCAAGTGGGAAGTGACAAGCAAAGATATTAATGAGAAGGATATTAAACAATATGGTGATTTAGATGAGGGATGTACTACTGTTGCTTCGTTGCCAGTAACGCGCGGTGATAATGTTGTAGTTACTAGTATTGATGATCTCTTTTCACAGTTTGCATACAAAAGTGGAAACTTTAGTTCTGTTAAAAGGAGAACTGAAGATGACAAGAATGCCATTGGGTCACAAGTTTGTAGTCCTTTCTCTCATAGGATGAAAACAATCCAAAAGGCTTCGATATCTGGCTCTATGACTGGATCTGAGAGTCATTTGTCACTTCTTGGGAAAGAAGGTAGCAGACCCTGCATATCTCAGAATCTGATGGATGAAACAATAATTGAGACAAAAAGAGTTTGTGTTTCAAATTGTGACAAGGTAAATGATGAATGCGTTGAACAGAAAGTACGAGTTGTTTCCCCCTACTTCGTGAGCTCAGAGAACATGGAAACTAAAATGAAGAAAGGAAGGTCCCTAAAACGTGTGAcgaaaagaaatggaaaatgtaACAAAAAGTCAGAAGCCAAAGTTCGAGTTATTTCCCCTTACTTTGTTAACTCAGAAGTGGGAGAAGAAATAAAGGCAGGGAAGGATAGACCAAACTCGCCTTCAAAGAGCTGCATCACTGGAAAAAAGGTTTCTCCCTACTTTCTTAATGCACATCGTGAAAAAGAAAATGCAGTGATCATCATGGCAGGAGGTGGAACTGACTCAAAAAACCCGAAACCTTGTCTCTTGGAGAATGGAGAAACCGAAATGAAGAAAGGAAGGACTCTAAAGTGTGTGaggaaaaaagatgaaaaaactgACAAAAAATCACGAGCCAAAGTTCGAGTGGTTTCCCCTTACTTTGCTAACTCAGAAGTAGGAGAAGAAATAAAGGTAGGGAAGGATAGAGCAAACTCGTCCTCAAAGAAGTGCGTCACTGGGAGAAAGGTTTCTCCCTACTTCCATAATGCACATTGTGAAAAAGAGAATGCAGTGATCAGCACGGTAGGAGGTGGAACAGACTCAAAAAAGCGGAAAAATTATCTCTCTGCTGCCCAGAAGAGAGACAAGGCTTATTTAAGGAGGACTGAAGACAACACATGGATACCTCCCCGATCCCATTTTAGTCTCCTGCAAGAAGACCATGCTCATGATCCTTGGAGGGTGTTGGTTATCTGTATGCTTCTAAATTGCACCACTGGCTTGCAG GTTCGCAGAGTCCTATCAGAGTTTTTCACACTCTGCCCAAATGCAGTGACTGCTACAGAGGTTGCTCCGGAGGATATTGAAAAGTTGATACGATCTTTAGGAATACATAAAAAGAGAGCACGGATGATTCAAAAGCTCTCTCAAGAATATCTGGGAGAAAGTTGGACTCATGTGACACAACTGCATGGTATTGGCAA GTATGCAGCTGATGCATATGCAATATTTTGTACGGGCAAGTGGCATCAAGTACATCCAGATGATCATATGCTTAACAAATACTGGGAATTCCTCCATGAACTTTAA
- the LOC107760014 gene encoding uncharacterized protein LOC107760014: protein MTILITLKRRLMMTKMESISFLRLRRRLCVLCKVMICLLFRNIWLLILIWLEHLLVPQAKEFYNLHNISQPKGIQVCWTRHHDLSWSEHGSESSQDLGCLGSHILGVKDVIAKSFEKIHHGKGRNRNLSSN, encoded by the exons ATGACAATATTAATAACGTTGAAAAGAAGATTGATGATGACAAAAATGGAGTCGATATCATTTCTACGGTTGAGAAGAAGGTTGTGTGTACTTTGCAAAGTGATGATATGCCTACTGTTCCGTAATATTTGGCTGCTCATCCTTATATGGTTGGAACACTTGCTGGTGCCACAGGCAAAG GAGTTCTACAACTTACACAATATTTCGCAACCAAAAG GAATACAAGTTTGCTGGACAAGACACCATGATCTTAGCTGGAGTGAGCATGGAAGTGAAAGTTCCCAAGACTTAGGCTGCCTAGGGTCCCATATTCTG GGAGTGAAAGATGTAATTGCCAAAAGCTTCGAGAAGATTCACCATGGCAAAGGCAGGAATAGGAATTTATCCTCTAATTAA